The following are encoded together in the Salvia hispanica cultivar TCC Black 2014 chromosome 6, UniMelb_Shisp_WGS_1.0, whole genome shotgun sequence genome:
- the LOC125193944 gene encoding uncharacterized protein LOC125193944, whose translation MEDISFCCTSENSKAMCYSSASSGYDDDGDRVDELRTSIPIQLTINNGKNSVDSYHIEEEDEEDDEEDEVDLSEEALLAQMGYVKSDPGSDNEEEEEDILDDRILVKNEARKHEPINTPTAELNLVSALRGSREKEGRPVEECRVSWGPDVYDPPCTSDDHFAASKNDRHRVEQKGKGTSGRNRQKGSGSEGGSSRKAAGGSKSKKKAEKKHKKQGYKHSDPS comes from the coding sequence ATGGAGGATATTTCCTTTTGCTGTACATCCGAAAATTCGAAAGCTATGTGTTACAGTAGTGCTTCTTCCGgatatgatgatgatggtgataGAGTAGACGAGCTAAGAACAAGCATACCGATTCAGCTTACGATCAATAATGGGAAAAATAGTGTAGATAGCTATCATATCGAGGAGGAGGACGAAGAAGAtgacgaagaagatgaagttgatTTATCTGAAGAAGCATTATTGGCCCAAATGGGGTATGTAAAATCTGACCCAGGGAGTGATaacgaggaagaagaagaggataTATTAGACGATCGAATATTGGTGAAGAATGAAGCACGCAAACACGAACCAATAAACACACCAACAGCTGAACTGAATCTGGTTTCGGCCCTAAGAGGAAGTCGCGAGAAAGAAGGAAGGCCAGTAGAGGAATGCCGGGTTTCATGGGGGCCGGATGTGTACGATCCGCCCTGCACATCTGATGATCATTTTGCTGCAAGCAAGAACGATAGGCACAGGGTCGAGCAGAAGGGCAAGGGCACGTCCGGGAGGAACAGGCAAAAGGGAAGCGGTAGCGAAGGAGGCAGCAGCAGAAAGGCAGCTGGAGGAAGTAAGAGTAAGAAAAAGGCTGAGAAGAAACATAAGAAGCAGGGGTATAAGCACTCTGATCCTAGTTAG
- the LOC125193938 gene encoding CBL-interacting serine/threonine-protein kinase 12-like has translation MAAAAAGATNAATKHKEIKGLLLGRYEVGKLLGHGTFAKVYHARNVKTNESVAIKVIDKEKVLKLSLTAHVKREISILRRVRHPNIVQLFEVMATKTKIYFVMEYVKGGELFSKVAKGRLKEEVARKYFQQLISAISFCHARGVYHRDLKPENILLDEEGNLKVSDFGLSAISEQIKQDGLFHTFCGTPAYVAPEVLGRKGYNGQKVDIWSCGVVLFVLMSGYLPFHDQNVMAMYKRIYKGDFKCPRWFSPELYRLVTRMLDANPETRITIPEIMTNRWFKRGFKHVRFYIEDDKMCSVNDEDVFEDCLSELSHSESDSELEIRRKPPSLNAFDIISFSRGFDLSGLFEEGGANSGSRFVTTASVSTVITKLEEIARVVSFILRQKDFRVSLEGSRDGVKGPLTIAAEIFELTPLLRVVEVMRKGGDRLEYEEFCNKILRPGLLTMGIAEDSKPSTDLDSDSEYSDSQE, from the coding sequence ATGGCAGCCGCGGCCGCCGGAGCGACGAACGCCGCCACCAAGCACAAAGAGATCAAAGGCCTCCTCCTCGGCCGCTACGAGGTCGGCAAGCTCCTCGGCCACGGCACCTTCGCCAAGGTCTACCACGCGCGCAATGTCAAGACCAACGAGAGCGTCGCGATCAAGGTCATCGACAAGGAGAAGGTCCTCAAGCTAAGCCTCACCGCGCACGTCAAGCGCGAGATCTCCATCCTCCGCCGCGTCCGCCACCCTAACATCGTCCAATTGTTCGAGGTCATGGCCACTAAAACCAAGATCTACTTCGTCATGGAATACGTCAAGGGCGGCGAGCTCTTCAGCAAGGTTGCCAAAGGTCGATTGAAGGAGGAAGTCGCCAGGAAATACTTCCAGCAGCTCATCTCCGCCATCTCCTTCTGCCACGCGCGCGGCGTCTACCACCGCGATCTCAAGCCGGAGAACATCCTCCTCGACGAGGAAGGGAATCTGAAAGTCTCCGATTTCGGATTGAGCGCCATTTCCGAGCAGATCAAGCAGGACGGATTATTCCACACATTCTGTGGCACGCCGGCGTACGTTGCTCCGGAGGTGCTTGGGAGGAAGGGGTATAACGGTCAGAAGGTCGATATATGGAGCTGCGGCGTCGTTTTGTTCGTTTTGATGTCAGGATACCTCCCCTTCCACGACCAGAACGTGATGGCGATGTATAAGCGGATTTACAAAGGGGATTTCAAGTGCCCGAGGTGGTTCTCCCCCGAATTGTACCGATTGGTGACTCGTATGCTCGATGCCAATCCGGAGACTAGGATCACGATCCCGGAGATCATGACCAACAGGTGGTTCAAGAGGGGGTTTAAGCACGTCAGATTCTACATCGAGGATGACAAAATGTGCAGCGTCAACGACGAAGACGTGTTCGAGGATTGCCTCTCCGAGCTATCGCATTCGGAATCAGACTCTGAGCTGGAGATCAGGAGGAAGCCGCCAAGCCTGAACGCGTTCGACATAATCTCCTTCTCGCGTGGCTTTGATCTGTCTGGGCTGTTTGAGGAAGGAGGCGCAAACAGTGGCTCGCGATTTGTGACAACTGCGTCAGTTTCGACCGTGATAACGAAGCTGGAGGAGATCGCGAGGGTTGTGAGCTTTATACTTAGGCAGAAGGATTTCAGAGTGAGCCTCGAGGGGTCGAGGGATGGTGTGAAGGGGCCGTTGACGATTGCGGCTGAGATATTCGAATTAACTCCGTTGTTGAGAGTGGTTGAGGTGATGAGAAAGGGAGGTGACAGATTAGAATATGAGGAATTCTGTAACAAAATATTGAGGCCTGGATTGCTCACCATGGGAATTGCTGAGGATTCTAAACCTTCAACTGATTTAGATTCCGACAGTGAATACAGTGACTCACAAGAGTAA